The nucleotide sequence CGTTTCATCGAGGCGGTCGCCAACCTTTTCAATCGTGAATATGGCTGGGACCTCGAGCCGGAGAACATCGCGATCACCAATGGCGGACAAACTGCATTTTTCTTCCTATTCAACCTCCTCGGAGACTCAGACTCCAAGATCCTCTTTCCCCTCTCACCGGAGTATATCGGATACTCGACCCAGGGACTGTCCCCGGAGTCACTCCTTTCCGTGCCCGGCAAAATCGAGCTGCAGGAAAAACCGTTTTTCCGCTATCGAATCGATTTCGACGCGCTCCCTCAGGGTACGCCGATTCGAGCCGCCTGCGTTTCCCGACCGACGAACCCTACTGGAAACGTGCTGTGCCTTGAGGATCTCGAACGCCTGCACGCTTACTGCCGTGCCAAGGATGCCCTCCTCATCATCGACAACGCGTACGGGACTCCATTTCCGAATATGATTTTCCGTGACGAGGCTCCGTTTTGGAGAGAAGGGGTGGTTCTCACCTACAGCCTTTCCAAGCTCGGACTCCCCGGAACCCGCACGGGAATCGTCATCGGCCCGAAAGCCGTGTGCCGAGCCATTGCCTCTATGACCGCAGTCGTCGGTCTTGCCAACGGCACTGTGGGTCAGGCGCTGACCCTACCCATGTTCGAGGACGGAAGCATCCTCGACTACTGCCGGAACACGGTGCGCCCCTACTACGAGACCCGCTCCCGCTGCGCGGTCAAAATTGTCCAAGAGGAGCTGGAGGGCATCCCCTTCCGCATTCATGAACCGGACGGAGCGCTGTTCTTGTGGCTCTGGTTTCCTGAACTCAAGATGCACAGCGCCGAATTTTACCAGAAACTAAAAGAGGCGGGAGTCCTCGTCGTTCCCGGGCATTTCTTTTTTCATAATTTGCCCGGCGACTGGACCCACGCCTCGCAGTGCATCCGGATTAACTATGCGATGGATATCGACGGTCTTCCGGAAGCGATTCGGCGGATTGCCGCCGTGCTGCGATCTTAATCGAGGGTAAAACCGATCTTGATCGTCACTTGCCAGTGAGCGATCTTTTGGTCGTCGATGTGCCCACGGGTCTCAACGACTTCAAACCAACGCATGTTGCGCACGCTTTCGGCTGCCTTTGCTACTGCGTTCTCGATCGCCTCCTGCTGGGAGACGGAAGAAGAGCCAGTAATTTCGATTTTCTTGTATGTGTGGTCCATGGTTACCATTCAATC is from Puniceicoccus vermicola and encodes:
- a CDS encoding valine--pyruvate transaminase; its protein translation is MKEQNTEANIQFSQLGKRMAAGSGIEDLMEDLGKTLVNSDGSIAMLGGGNPAPIPEGQKLWRERMSSLLAEEGDGFDRMLGYYDPHQGNRRFIEAVANLFNREYGWDLEPENIAITNGGQTAFFFLFNLLGDSDSKILFPLSPEYIGYSTQGLSPESLLSVPGKIELQEKPFFRYRIDFDALPQGTPIRAACVSRPTNPTGNVLCLEDLERLHAYCRAKDALLIIDNAYGTPFPNMIFRDEAPFWREGVVLTYSLSKLGLPGTRTGIVIGPKAVCRAIASMTAVVGLANGTVGQALTLPMFEDGSILDYCRNTVRPYYETRSRCAVKIVQEELEGIPFRIHEPDGALFLWLWFPELKMHSAEFYQKLKEAGVLVVPGHFFFHNLPGDWTHASQCIRINYAMDIDGLPEAIRRIAAVLRS
- a CDS encoding dodecin, whose protein sequence is MDHTYKKIEITGSSSVSQQEAIENAVAKAAESVRNMRWFEVVETRGHIDDQKIAHWQVTIKIGFTLD